A section of the Ictalurus punctatus breed USDA103 chromosome 8, Coco_2.0, whole genome shotgun sequence genome encodes:
- the ttc9c gene encoding tetratricopeptide repeat protein 9C (The RefSeq protein has 1 non-frameshifting indel compared to this genomic sequence) has product MDKKSESDSIDDGVSEAESCSASCLGATGGSDSRVDSQLADAVRLKTEGNAFYREKNVRSAIGRYHRALLVLRGLDSEVTSSLKAFRPQSPTLTPEQEELLRSTQIDCYNNLAACLLQREVVDYARVQEYSLKVLQWRAGDIKALYRAGVATLELGDAQTARHYLLQASRGKPNDANVKKQLQRVEERLSKDFEKEKALYKGMFNKQKQAEEDAVEKNPNQV; this is encoded by the exons ATGGACAAGAAG TCCGAGTCTGATTCTATTGATGATGGAGTCTCAGAGGCAGAGAGCTGCTCTGCCTCATGCTTGGGTGCTACCGGAGGCTCAGACTCACGGGTGGACTCGCAGCTGGCTGATGCTGTACGCTTAAAGACGGAGGGTAATGCATTTTACCGCGAGAAGAATGTGCGCAGCGCCATCGGACGTTATCACCGCGCCTTGCTTGTGCTTCGTGGTCTGGACTCAGAAGTGACATCAAGTCTTAAGGCCTTTAGACCCCAGTCTCCTACCCTCACACCAGAGCAAGAGGAACTGCTCAGGAGCACGCAGATTGACTGCTATAACAACCTAGCAG CGTGTTTACTGCAGCGTGAAGTTGTGGACTACGCCCGTGTGCAGGAGTACAGTTTGAAGGTACTGCAGTGGAGGGCTGGAGATATTAAAGCCCTGTACAGAGCTGGAGTAGCCACCCTGGAGCTCGGTGATGCTCAGACTGCCCGACATTACCTTCTTCAAGCCAGCAGAGGGAAACCTAATG ATGCCAATGTCAAGAAACAGCTCCAGCGGGTGGAAGAGAGACTCAGCAAAGACTTCGAAAAGGAGAAAGCTCTCTACAAAGGCATGTTCAATAAACAGAAACAAGCAGAAGAAGAGGATGCTGTAGAGAAGAACCCAAACCAGGTGTGA